In the genome of Borreliella spielmanii, one region contains:
- a CDS encoding DUF226 domain-containing protein gives MSRLLEKLKQKKDLIKISNILIKKDTFSKVEEIDGKKVYYTKIFKHLIGFRVTNKEQRLRLVFQEFNNLNKDYYFFNLFALEENDKFLGIKYRWDRLKKPLFLKKENNKIYAIKKLYYIEFRFKKGSIKSYILSLRTLLRKKEKEATEYYQFTLNHLEKMESKVYRFYNKKLPDGGILKKWILKNQIL, from the coding sequence TTGAGTAGATTGCTTGAAAAACTAAAACAAAAAAAAGATTTGATAAAGATTAGCAACATTTTAATTAAGAAAGATACCTTTAGTAAAGTAGAAGAAATAGACGGCAAAAAAGTATACTACACAAAAATATTTAAACATTTAATTGGCTTCAGAGTTACTAACAAAGAACAAAGACTCAGACTTGTTTTTCAAGAATTTAATAATCTTAATAAAGATTATTACTTTTTTAATCTTTTTGCATTAGAAGAAAATGATAAATTTTTAGGAATAAAATATAGATGGGATCGCCTTAAAAAACCTTTATTTCTTAAAAAAGAAAATAATAAAATTTATGCAATAAAAAAACTATATTACATAGAGTTTAGGTTTAAAAAAGGATCTATTAAGTCCTATATATTGTCTTTAAGAACTTTGTTAAGAAAAAAAGAAAAAGAAGCCACCGAGTACTATCAGTTTACGTTAAATCATTTAGAAAAAATGGAAAGCAAGGTATATAGGTTTTACAATAAAAAATTACCAGACGGAGGAATTTTAAAAAAATGGATATTAAAAAATCAGATATTATAA
- a CDS encoding plasmid maintenance protein: MKSVIPSHDHQTYKNKLLSKICRLKKIISVIIYLNKEFEKKHSILINKEHFTYEKIKALRVHHQGDILRVLNSNIHKENKKETTINTLRIDLRFLVKLKALEKRILTFSNNFGEFKGKLCIYKVSPIAYKLIDAYFSNTKSDLIKKVKEEKDDLVEKKEYFKTENITENITVYNKQHINIYNKNSIEKSFFKRIKSITSNTKNPIKTLKNTLLNYKDFKNYLKCDYEAKDIKEFFLSKLNLYKHKIHFMRKNAPYKTDFYIIAGEFKDIYVTKWKENKINNFSGHASIIADNILTNILTKGSKFE, translated from the coding sequence ATGAAATCAGTTATACCTAGCCATGACCACCAAACCTATAAAAACAAACTACTTAGTAAAATCTGCAGACTTAAAAAAATTATTTCGGTTATTATTTACTTAAATAAAGAGTTTGAAAAAAAACACAGCATCTTAATTAACAAAGAACACTTTACTTACGAAAAAATAAAAGCGCTTCGAGTTCATCATCAAGGAGATATACTTCGCGTACTAAACTCAAATATACATAAAGAAAATAAAAAAGAAACCACAATTAATACTCTAAGAATAGATTTAAGATTTTTAGTTAAGCTGAAAGCATTAGAAAAAAGAATACTTACATTTTCAAATAACTTTGGAGAATTCAAAGGAAAGCTTTGTATATATAAAGTATCACCTATTGCATATAAATTGATTGATGCATATTTTAGCAACACTAAATCAGACTTAATTAAGAAAGTAAAAGAAGAAAAAGATGATTTAGTAGAAAAAAAAGAATATTTCAAAACTGAAAATATCACTGAAAATATCACTGTATATAATAAACAACATATAAATATATATAATAAGAATTCTATAGAAAAATCTTTCTTTAAAAGAATTAAATCAATAACTTCTAACACTAAAAATCCAATTAAAACTCTAAAAAATACTTTATTAAACTATAAAGATTTTAAAAATTATTTAAAATGTGATTATGAGGCAAAAGATATTAAAGAATTTTTTTTATCTAAATTAAATCTTTATAAACATAAAATTCATTTTATGAGAAAAAATGCTCCTTATAAAACCGATTTCTACATTATTGCAGGAGAATTTAAAGATATTTATGTTACTAAATGGAAAGAAAATAAAATAAATAACTTTTCAGGACATGCAAGTATAATAGCTGATAATATTTTAACCAACATTTTGACAAAAGGATCAAAATTTGAGTAG
- a CDS encoding ParA family protein: protein MDIKKSDIITMASIKGGVGKSALSILFSYVLKELGKKVLLIDLDPQNSLTSYFNRYISNIEKYNSYSMLKGDCHFNECIYKIDDYISIIPSHPILGKFNSEAIDYKEIILEHHLDENIQNYNFDYVLLDTPPSLDFLLKNALNVTDYIVIPVQVEIWSIESFTILINAVNDIIKFRKKIYNISIVENQFIKNRKTIKEVEDLLYKEYKEYIKGKIHFSNSIKVLINGRLEPSTKEMYHKEIKDTLKNIFSL from the coding sequence ATGGATATTAAAAAATCAGATATTATAACAATGGCTTCAATCAAGGGAGGAGTTGGAAAAAGTGCACTTTCTATACTTTTTTCTTATGTTTTAAAAGAATTGGGGAAAAAAGTACTATTAATTGATTTGGATCCACAAAATTCTTTAACTTCCTATTTTAATAGATATATTTCAAATATTGAAAAATACAATTCCTACAGCATGTTAAAAGGAGATTGCCATTTTAATGAATGCATTTATAAAATTGATGATTATATATCTATAATTCCCTCTCATCCCATTTTGGGAAAATTTAATTCAGAAGCCATTGATTATAAAGAAATTATTTTAGAACACCATTTAGATGAAAATATTCAAAATTATAATTTTGATTATGTTTTATTAGATACTCCCCCTAGTTTGGATTTTCTTTTAAAGAATGCCTTAAATGTTACGGATTATATTGTAATTCCAGTTCAGGTAGAAATATGGTCAATAGAAAGTTTTACTATTTTGATTAATGCAGTCAATGATATTATAAAATTTAGGAAGAAAATATACAATATTTCTATTGTAGAGAACCAGTTTATAAAAAATAGAAAAACGATAAAAGAGGTGGAGGATTTGCTTTATAAAGAATATAAAGAATATATTAAGGGCAAGATACATTTTTCAAATAGCATAAAAGTTCTTATAAACGGGCGGTTAGAACCCTCTACAAAAGAAATGTATCATAAAGAAATAAAAGATACTTTAAAAAATATTTTTTCTTTATAG